The following coding sequences are from one Acidimicrobiia bacterium window:
- the gatA gene encoding Asp-tRNA(Asn)/Glu-tRNA(Gln) amidotransferase subunit GatA, whose amino-acid sequence MSALELAAAIRSGERSAVDVLEEHLAVIDAREDEIHAFNLVMVEQARREAADVDTRLAAGEELGPLAGVPVALKDNMCTRGVPTTCSSKILAGWKPPYDATVVQRLAAAGAVIIGKTNMDEFAMGGSTENSAFGPTRNPLDTSRVPGGSSGGSAAAVAAGFAPLSLGSDTGGSIRQPAALCGLVGVKPTYGRVSRYGLVAFASSLDQIGPFAATVADAALLLEVISGHDPLDSTSIAEPAPGLLSVLDQGVEGLRIGILDELSGHGVEGISPDVLARLDAAVEALTAAGATVERASVPATVYGLSAYYVIAPAEASSNLSRYDGVRFGPRTDGATTNEMMMATRTEGFGDEVKRRIMLGTYALSAGYYDAYYGKSQKVRTLILKDFAEAYEKFDLLISPTAPTTAFPLGDKTEDPMQMYLQDVCTIPSNLAGHPAMSVPFGVGDDGLPVGVQILAPAMGEATMFRAAAVLEKSGGAQ is encoded by the coding sequence ATGAGCGCTCTCGAATTGGCGGCGGCCATCCGAAGTGGTGAGCGTTCGGCTGTTGATGTTCTTGAAGAACATTTGGCAGTTATCGATGCTCGAGAAGACGAGATTCATGCTTTTAACTTGGTGATGGTCGAACAGGCCCGCCGAGAGGCGGCAGATGTTGATACCCGTTTGGCGGCCGGTGAAGAGTTGGGCCCGTTGGCTGGGGTGCCGGTTGCTTTGAAAGACAACATGTGTACCCGTGGGGTGCCTACTACGTGTTCGTCAAAAATCTTGGCAGGCTGGAAGCCTCCTTACGACGCCACGGTGGTGCAACGTTTGGCTGCTGCTGGTGCGGTAATCATTGGTAAAACCAATATGGATGAGTTCGCTATGGGCGGCTCAACGGAAAACTCTGCTTTTGGCCCGACCCGCAACCCGTTAGATACCAGTCGGGTGCCGGGGGGTTCGTCGGGGGGTTCTGCTGCTGCGGTGGCGGCGGGTTTTGCTCCATTGTCCTTGGGTAGCGATACCGGTGGGTCTATTCGTCAGCCAGCAGCGCTTTGCGGCTTGGTGGGGGTGAAACCCACTTACGGTCGGGTTTCACGTTACGGCCTAGTGGCTTTTGCTTCCAGCCTGGACCAGATTGGCCCGTTTGCGGCCACGGTGGCCGATGCGGCGTTGTTGTTGGAAGTTATTTCTGGCCACGACCCGTTGGATTCCACTTCTATTGCTGAACCTGCCCCTGGCTTGCTTTCGGTGCTTGATCAAGGCGTTGAGGGTTTACGGATTGGTATTTTGGATGAACTCAGCGGCCACGGTGTTGAGGGTATTTCTCCTGACGTGTTGGCTCGCCTTGATGCCGCTGTTGAAGCGTTAACGGCTGCGGGGGCCACGGTAGAGCGGGCCTCGGTGCCGGCCACGGTGTACGGGTTGTCGGCTTATTACGTGATTGCGCCAGCGGAGGCTTCGTCGAACTTGTCTCGCTACGACGGGGTGCGGTTTGGCCCTCGAACCGATGGGGCAACTACCAACGAGATGATGATGGCCACCCGAACCGAAGGGTTTGGTGACGAGGTTAAGCGCCGCATCATGTTGGGTACTTACGCCTTGTCGGCCGGCTACTACGACGCCTATTACGGCAAGTCCCAAAAAGTGCGTACCTTGATTTTGAAAGATTTTGCTGAGGCGTACGAAAAGTTTGACTTGTTGATTAGCCCAACGGCGCCCACTACGGCGTTTCCTTTGGGCGACAAAACAGAAGATCCGATGCAAATGTATTTACAAGATGTGTGCACTATTCCTTCGAACCTGGCGGGCCACCCGGCGATGTCGGTGCCTTTCGGGGTGGGTGACGATGGCTTGCCGGTTGGCGTACAGATTTTGGCACCCGCCATGGGCGAGGCCACCATGTTCCGGGCCGCCGCGGTGCTAGAAAAATCTGGGGGTGCCCAATGA
- the gatC gene encoding Asp-tRNA(Asn)/Glu-tRNA(Gln) amidotransferase subunit GatC yields MTDPISRDDVAHVARLACLSLTDQELEAFTGQLADILSHATDLEALDLTGVEPTSHPLPLVNVLRPDVPGEPVDRDEVLAAAPSVEDHQFRVPPALGGNA; encoded by the coding sequence ATGACCGATCCTATTTCTCGTGACGATGTAGCCCATGTGGCTCGTTTGGCTTGCCTGTCGTTAACTGATCAAGAACTTGAGGCCTTTACTGGCCAACTCGCTGACATTTTGAGCCATGCGACTGACCTTGAAGCGTTGGACCTGACTGGGGTGGAACCCACCTCGCATCCTTTGCCGCTGGTCAACGTGTTGCGGCCCGATGTGCCGGGTGAACCGGTGGACCGGGACGAGGTTTTGGCGGCCGCCCCTAGTGTGGAGGATCACCAGTTTCGGGTGCCTCCAGCGTTGGGAGGCAACGCATGA